One genomic segment of Schistosoma haematobium chromosome 6, whole genome shotgun sequence includes these proteins:
- a CDS encoding hypothetical protein (EggNog:ENOG410VIKR~SECRETED:SignalP(1-22)), with translation MNRYIQYIILWLISITFTLVISNESVPAVQKNCAHLNDSCSRIFFRHCCDKLVCHGFFNGICVQCLGTNKLCIWSSDCCSGSCWFFHCQEKYSNVTTDIVNTTETQQNETTP, from the exons ATGAATAgatatattcaatatattattctatGGCTTATAAGCATAACCTTTACCTTAGTTATATCCAATGAAAGTG TACCAGCTGTACAAAAGAACTGTGCACACCTTAATGATTCTTGCAGTCGGATTTTCTTTCGTCACTGTTGTGACAAATTAGTTTGTCATGGGTTCTTCAATGGAATATGTGTTCAATGTCTTGGTacaaataaattatgtatttggAGCTCGGACTGTTGTAGTGGAAGCTGTTGGTTTTTTCACTGTCAAGAAAAATATAGTAATGTTACTACAGATATTGTGAATACTACAGAAACCCAACAAAATGAGACCACTCCATAA
- a CDS encoding hypothetical protein (EggNog:ENOG410VIKR~SECRETED:SignalP(1-22)) — protein MNRYIQYIILWLISITFTLVISNESAVQKNCAHLNDSCSRIFFRHCCDKLVCHGFFNGICVQCLGTNKLCIWSSDCCSGSCWFFHCQEKYSNVTTDIVNTTETQQNETTP, from the exons ATGAATAgatatattcaatatattattctatGGCTTATAAGCATAACCTTTACCTTAGTTATATCCAATGAAAGTG CTGTACAAAAGAACTGTGCACACCTTAATGATTCTTGCAGTCGGATTTTCTTTCGTCACTGTTGTGACAAATTAGTTTGTCATGGGTTCTTCAATGGAATATGTGTTCAATGTCTTGGTacaaataaattatgtatttggAGCTCGGACTGTTGTAGTGGAAGCTGTTGGTTTTTTCACTGTCAAGAAAAATATAGTAATGTTACTACAGATATTGTGAATACTACAGAAACCCAACAAAATGAGACCACTCCATAA